In the Roseibium sp. Sym1 genome, ATATTTTGCCGCTTTTGTGAATGCTGCCGCTTCGCATGTTTCCGAACAGGACGATGTCCATAATGGCTCCGTGTTTCATCCTGGTGCGGTCGTTTTTCCTGCTGGGCTAGCGATCGCGCAGCATTGCAATGCGAGCGGAACCGAATTTTTAACGGCGTGCGTTGCCGGATACGAAACCGGAATCCGCATCGGGGAATATCTCGGCCTTCCACACTACAAGATCTTTCATACGACTGGAACTGCAGGAGCGCTTGCTGCGGCTGCCGTGGCAGGACGTCTTCTCAAACTCGATTCCCAGCAGATGTTGAACGCTCTTGGCTCTGCCGGCACTCAGGCCGCAGGTCTTTGGGAGTTTCTTAAAGATGCGGCAGATTCCAAACAGCTTCATACTGCGAATGCTGCCGGCAATGGTGTGATTGCGGCAAGCCTTGCCGCCCGAGGTTTCACGGGTGCAAAACAAATCCTTGAAGGCGAAAAAGGAATGGCCGCTGGAATGTCTTCGAACTGTGCACTGGAGAAGATCAGTACCGGGTTGGGTGTCAGATGGGGTCTTGCAGAGACGTCGTTTAAGTATCATGCATCGTGCCGCCACACTCATCCTGCTGCAGATGCTCTTCTTGAGCTGATGCTGGAGAATTACTTGAACGCCGAGGACATCGAGCATGTCACCGCGCATGTGCACCAGGCAGCACTTGATGTACTGGGCTCAGTCACCTTCCCAACCACTGTCCATCAGGCGAAGTTCTCCATGCCCGCAACGTTGGCACTGATTGCAATCCACCGGCGAGCCGGCATGGCCGAGTTCGACGGCATCCTTGAAAATGAACAGGCAAGGTCGTTCATGAACAGGATCGATATGGCTTTTGATCCCGAAGTGGAAAAGAAATACCCGGCATCCTGGATCGGAAAAGTATCTGTGACGCTAAAAGACGGGACAGTCCTAAGGCACCGCGTCGCAGAACCAAAAGGCGACCCTGGGAATACCCTGACGCGCGATGAGATTGAAGAAAAGGCGGGTCGTCTGGCAGAATATGGTGGAGTCCTGGACGCAGACAGGTGGGCGCAAGTTTCGCGTACTCTCTGGTCGGTCGCGTCAAGTGATGGGATCGGGCCACTTCTTGTCTGACACACCAGACTCATATCCATTCCGACAGACCAAAAAAATCCATCGGGTATGGTAACGGATGGTGCAATTAGCGACATGATTGGCCGCATCGCCGCGCCTTAGGGAGCAATCGATGATACAAAGCGCCATCTCGTCTCGACGCTGCGGCGTCGGACGGGCATCCCAGATGTCGGCTGCCGAAATCCTGATCCGGAAAAGCGCCGCGCCGCCTCCCGCATCGACATCCCATCTTCGATCGCAAACACCCGCCTCCGCGTTCATCGAAGATGCTCTAGAAAGCGTTGAACCCTGTCAGGTTTCGCCCGATGACCAGCTTCTGGATCTCGGTGGTGCCATCGGGGATCGGCATGATCTTTGCGTTTCGGAAAAGGCGTTCCACGGGAAATTCCCGGGTGATGCCGTTGCCGCCATGGATCTGCACGGCCTTGCCGGCGATCTCGACGGCCATTTCCGTCGCATACCATTTCGCCATTGATGTCTGTGTATCGCAGCGCACACCTAGATCCAGCAGTTGCAGCCCGCGTTGGCAAAGAAGCCGCGCGGCATCCAGTTGAGTAGCCATGTCGGCCAGATACCCCTGTATCATTTGATGCCCGCCGATCGGCTTGCCGTGCTGTTCGCGCTTCTTGGCATAGGCGACCGCGCATTCCAACGCGGCCTGTGCGATGCCGACGCTGGTCAGACCGACGAAGACGCCCGCGCTTTCGAACAATTTCAGGGTCTGGAACAGCCCGCCCCCGGCATTGGCCAGAACATGTGCCGAGGTGGTCTCGGCCCGGTCGAAGAACAGTTCGCAGGTGGAAGCGTCGACCAACCCCATCTTGCGCAGCTCACGGCTTTCATAACCACCATTGTCGCGGTCGACGATGACCATGGAAATCCCGTCGTCGAGGTTGCAAAATATGAGCCAATATGAAACGCCGAGTGAACGACGTTGACGTAGAGTCATTTTCCGGCGTAGTTCGCGATGAAACTGCGCAATCCGGTCTGGTCCTGACACCAGACCGCGCCTTCGCTGCCATCGTCCCTGCAATGCAGATGCAACCTGCAGGGAAGAGTGACCGGCGCGGCCCCGCGGAACGAAAACCGCCCCGGCGTATGCCCCAGCGCCTCGGCCGCGATATTCAGGAGTAGGGTCGCCTGCAACGGTCCGTGAACCACCAGGCCCGGATAAGCCTCGGTTCGGGTCGTGTAGACATGGTCATAATGGATACGATGCGCATTGAACGTCAGCGCGGAATACCGGAACAGAAGCGTGGGATCCGGAGTGACCACGGATTTCAGCGTGTTCGGTTCCGTTTCGTCGGGCGCTGCGTGTGCCGGCGCGGTCCGGGGGGGCGTGACATCCTTGTATACGATGTCCTGGCGTTCCGAGATGCAGACCCGGCCGCGGCAGGAATATTCGTGCCGCACGGTGACGAACACCAGTTCTCCGCTGCGGCCCTGTTTCGCGGCGATGTCTTCGACCACCGAATGCCGGGTGACGGTTTCGCCCACCGTGAGCGGGGCGACATGCGTCACGTCACCTCCTGCCCACATCCGCGAGGGCAGGGGGACTGGCGGCAGAAAGGCGCCCTTCTTGGTGTGCCCGTCAACGGCCAGGGCGTCGGACGGCACCGCCTCTAGCGCCAGGCACCAGTGAATCCCCAGCGGGGCCGCGTCCGCCCGGTCGCTAAGATGTGTGCCAAGAGTGGCGCGGAACCGTTCGATCAGCCCCGGGGTCAGGATGTCGTCCTTGGTGTCGGTGCGCCCCAGCCAGGGCTTGAGTGTGCCAAGATCGGTTTTGCTCATGGTCTCCGCCTCAGAAGGATCGCGGCATACCCAGGATATGCTCGCCGACATAGGACAGAATCAGGTTGGTGGAGATCGGCGCCACCTGATACAGCCGGGCCTCGCGGAACTTTCGCTCCACATCGTATTCCCGCGCGAAACCAAAGCCGCCATGGGTCTGGATGCAGGCATTGGCCGCTTCCCAGCTGGCCTCCGAGGCCAGCAGCTTGGCCATATTCGCCTGCGCTCCGCAATCCAGCCCGGCGTCGAACCGCCTGCAGGCTTCAAAGCGCATCAGATTGGCGGCCTCGATGTTCACATAGGACCTGGCGATAGGGAATTGCACGCCCTGGTTCTGGCCGATGGGACGGTCAAAGACCACGCGGTCGCCGGCATAGGCGCGGGCCTTGTCAACGAACCAGTATCCATCACCGATACATTCCGCCGCAATCAGGGTCCGTTCGGCGTTCAGCCCGTCAAGAATATGGTAAAACCCGCGCCCCTCGGTGCCCATCAGGTTCTCAGCGGGGATTTCCAGGTTGTCGAAAAACACTTCATTGGTTTCGTGGCCGGGCATATTGGCGATCGGGCGGACTTCCATCCCGTTGCCGATTGCCTCTTTTAAATCGACCATAAAGATCGACAGGCCCTGCGACTTTTTCTTGACCTCGTTCAGCGGCGTGGTGCGTGCCAGCAGGATCATCAGGTCAGAATGCTGGATACGGCTGATCCAGACCTTCTGGCCATTGATCTCATACCGGTCACCCTTCTTGACCGCGGTGGTCTTCAGTTTGGTGGTGTCGGTCCCGGTTGTCGGTTCGGTCACGGCCATGGATTGCAGGCGCAACTCACCGCTGGCAATACCGGGCAGGTATTTCTGCTTTTGCTCATCCGAACCATGTCGCAGAAGCGTGCCCATGTTATACATCTGCCCGTGGCAATGGCCCGCGTTTCCGCCGCAGCGGTTCACCTCCTCCATGATGATCGAGGCTTCCGTCAACCCCAGACCCGAGCCACCGTATTCCTCTGGGATCATCGCGGCAAGCCAGCCCTCGCGGGTCAGCGCATCGACGAATTCCTCGGGGTAGGTTTCGTTTTCGCCGAACTTGCGATGATACTCTGGCGGAAACTGCGCGCAGAGTGCGCGCAAGGCGTCGCGCAGATCGGCGTGAGTGTCTGGGGCTGACGTCTGCATTGGTTACTTCGCTCCCGGACCCGACGTTTCAAGAATTTCCTGCTCGGCACGCTGCCAAAGCTCGTAGGAAATCGGGTTTTCGCTCTCTTCGAGGATGTGACCTACCAGACCGATCGCCCTCGCCATCACGCCAAAGCCGCGCACGATCTTCCAGGGGAAGCCGAATTCGCAGCAGATCGCGCCGATCGCGCCGGTGGCGTTGATCGGCAGCATCTTGCCCGATTTTTCTTCGGCAACGGCCTGAATTTTCTGGATCAACTCGATGTATTCACCGGACTTGCCGTTCTCGGCAGCGATCTGGAACAGGCGCGGGGTGCGCGGATCGACCGGCTTGTGCACCGGATGTCCGAGCCCCGGCACGATCATCTTGCGGGCGCGGAATTTTTCCACCGTCTCGACGGCCAGCGTATCCAGATCGACACCGGTGCCCAACTTGTCCTGCGGCAGTGCCTCGTAAAGCATCTTCGAGGCACCCTCCATCGAGCCGACAAAGACGGTGCCAAGCCCACACAAGCCAGCCGCCACAGCCGCCTGAAGCGATTCCGGCGCGCCCATATAGGTCATCCGCGCCGCCAAGGCCGAGGGCGTGATACCATGTTCGACCAGAGTGATGACGATGGCGTTGAACACCCGGCTTTCCTCGGGCGAGGCCTTGCGGCCCGTCAGTTGCAGGAACGCCAGATCGCCAAGGTTCATGTGGCCCAGGATCTCGTTGGGCAGGTCAAGCCCGCGCACGGTGATCTTGTCGGCGGTGCTCCAGGCGATGTCGGAGCTGATTTTCTCTTTGCGTTTGCCCATCAGACCGGATCCCACGAAAAGACGTCCGCCGAAACTTCGAGCGGCGTGAATTGCGATTTGAGCGCGGGAATAGCGCGCTCGGCGATTTCATCGGCGGTCCAACCATCACCGGAATGGACCGACCTTATCGGGCGCGGCTGGTTGAACAGGAAGATCTCGTTCTTGCGAACCGCAAATATCTGCCCTGACACGTCAGCCGCGCGGTCGCTCATCAGGAAACAGGCCATCGGTGCAACCTTGGCCGGTGTCATCTCCTTGATCTTTTCGACCCGTGCCACCTGTTCCGGGGTGTCTGTCTTGATAGACGAGATCATCCGGCTCCAGGCGAAGGGCGCGATGCAGTTTGACCGCACGTTCCAGCGTTTCAGGTCGAGCGCGACCGATTTCGAGAAGGCCGCGATGCCCAGCTTTGCCGCCGCGTAATTCGCCTGCGCCAGATTGCCGATCAGCCCCGAGGTCGAGGTCATGTGCACCAGAGCACCGCCCTCTTGTTCGCGGAAATAGTCGGCCGCCGCGCGGCTGGTGTTGAACGCACCGTAGAGATGGACCTTCACAACCGCGTCGAAATCCTCGTAGGTCATCTTGTGGAAGAATCCGTCGCGCAGAATGCCGGCGTTGTTCACCACCGCGTCGATGCGACCGAATTCCTTGACCCCGGATTCGATCATCGCGCGCGCGGCGTCCGCGTCGGTGACGTTGCCGCCATCGGCAATGGCATCGCCCCCTGCGGCCCTGATCTCTTCGACGACTTTCTGCGCCGCAGTTTCGGTCTGGCCGGTGCCCTTCAGCGATGCCCCCAGATCATTGACCACCACGGCAGCGCCTTCTGCAGCCGCCATCAGCGCAATATCGCGGCCAATCCCGCCACCCGCGCCCGTGACCAGCACAACCTTGCCGTCAAGTGCCTTTGTCATCTTCTTCCCTCCTCAGCCCGCTTTGCGGTATTTGTCCAACCCGCCGGTATGCATGACCCGGCCCATGAGCGGCACGCCGATGATCTCTTCTGCCTTGAGCGCCGCTGCGATCAGCTTGTCCAGATCAATGCCGGTTTCGATGCCGAGCTCATGACACAGGAACACCGCATCCTCGGTGCAGACATTTCCTGCAGCGCGCGCGTGGCCGTGGCCCGCGAAAGGACAGCCGCCAAGACCGGCGATTGAGCTTTCGAACATGTCCACGCCCATCGACAGGGCGGCATAAAGGTTGGCGATCCCCAACCCACGCGTGTCATGGATGTGCATACCGATGCGCGCCTCGGGCGCCATTTCGCGCAGCGCGCCGATCATGCGTTTGACCGCCTCGGGGTTTCCCCAACCCATGGTGTCGGCGATCACAAGGACCGGTACGGGGATGTCCTCTTCTTCGCACAGCTGAAGAATGAAGCGGAAATCGTCCAGGATGTGCTCTTGCGGGATGGGGCCTTCGAAGTTGCAGCCAAAGGCCGTCATCACATAGGCCGCGTCGACGGTATATCCTTCTTCCTTGTAAAGACGGACCCAGTCGCGTTGTTTTTCCCGCATCTCCGCCGAGGAACAATTGTTGTTCGATTGGGCGAATGCCTCGGAGGGATAGAACAGCAGGCGCGGGTCGATATCGACCTCATGCGCGGTCAGAGCCTTGCGAAACCCTTTGTCGTTCAGCCAAAGCGAGGTGTAATTCACCCCCGGCTTGCGTTTGATACGCTGGAACAGTTCACCTGTATCTGCCATCTGCGGCACGTATTTTGGGCTGACAAAGCTGCCGACCTGGATGCGTTTCAGACCGGTTTCGCTGAGCCTGTCGATCAGTTCGATCCGCTCTTCGACCGGATAGATTTTTTTTTCGATCTGGAAGCCCTCGCGCGGGCCTTCTTCGCGAAACTCGACGAATTTGGGAAAGTCGCTCATTTCATCACTCCTCGGATGGCAGAATCTCGGCGATGACCTGGCCGCGATCGACCATGTCCCCATTCGAGACGGATATATTGCTGGCTATTCCGGCCGCGGCCGCCCGGATCGAGATTTCGAGTTTCATGGATTCCATGACCGCAACCACATCGCCTTCGGTGACAGCCTGGCCGTCGGAAACCTTGATTTCGACAATCATGCCGGTCAGCGGAGAGGTCACGGCGCGATCCGCCGCGGCATCGCCGCCGGCAAAGGCAAGGGGCGCGGCGGGGCGGAAGACCAGGCAGCCTTCGGGTGTGTCCAGTTCGATCACGCCGGCGTGCAGGCGCGCGGCGATCAGGTGGACGGTGTCGCCTTCGCCGACACGCCAACGGCCCGGCATCAGTTCACGTGCCGACAGTGTCAGCGCCTCGCCGTTTCCCAGACGGACCGTGTATTCGGCGCCCGGTTTGACAGGGCCGATGCGCAGTTCTTCGGATGCCTCGTCAGAATCGGTGAGCGTCACGCTTTGCCCTGCTTCCATCGCATCGCCGCCCAGGCCAAGCCGCCAGCCGGTAAAGGCATCACGGTTGGTCCAGGGATTGGCATCCGTATCGCCGCGCGAGGCGGCCACGAACAGAATGGCGGCGACCGCTTTCCACAGATCGGGGCGGGTCAGGGCGGTTGCCTGTGTCAGCTCATCCAGCCAGCCGTCGATCCAGCGGGTATGCACCTGCATCCGTTCGAATTCATGGTTTCGCGCCAGCGCCGTCAGAAAGGCGCGATTGGTCTCGACACCTTCGACGGCGACATGGTCAAGCGCGGTGGCCAGACGTGCCAATGCGGTTTCCCGGTCGGGCGCGTGCACGATCAGCTTGGCGATCATCGGGTCGTAATAGGGCGTGACGGCATCGCCTTCCTCGACGCCGCTGTCGATGCGCAGGTCCGACGGCAGGCTGAGCGTAGAAAGCGTACCCGTCGACGGGGCGAACTGCATACCCGGGTCTTCGGCGTAAAGCCGCGCTTCGACCGCGTGTCCGTTGATCGTCAGATCGTCCTGTACCAGTCCAAGGCCCGCGCCTTCGGCAATGCGCAGGTGAAGCGCGACAAGGTCCAGCCCGGTGATCGCTTCGGTGACGGGATGTTCCACCTGAATGCGCGGGTTCACCTCAAGGAAGAAATATTCGTCCCCCGCGACCAGAAACTCGACCGTGCCCAGTCCGCGATAATCCAGCGTTTCGCCCAGGCGCACCGCGTCGCGCGCGATGTCGTCCAGAAGCGTGCGCGGCAGTCCCCAGGCCGGGGCTTCCTCGATGACCTTCTGGTGACGGCGCTGAAGTGTGCAATCGCGTTCGAACAGATGCACCACATGGCCCTTGCCGTCGCCTGCGATCTGCACTTCGACATGGCGCGCCTCGGGCAGGAAACGCTCCAACAGCAACCCTTCGGAGCCAAAGGTGGATTTGGCCTCGCGCAGCGCGCCTTCGATGTCCTCGACCAGCGTGGTTTCGTCGGTGACAAGACGCTGACCGCGCCCGCCTCCGCCGCCGACCGCCTTGAGAAGGACGGGCAGGCCCATCTGGCGCACTTCATCCGCAATCTGCCGGGGATCGGATCGCGCACCCTGCGCGCCCGAAATCACCGGGACGCTGGCGGCCACGGCGGCCTCCTTGGCGCTGGCTTTGTCGCCGAAACGTTCAAGCGTTTTCGGCGTCGGCCCCATGAAGATCATGCCGGCGGCTTCGACCGCACGAGCAAAATCGGGATTTTCGGCCAGAAAGCCATAACCGGGATGGATCGCATCCGCGCTGACGGACTTGGCCGCCGCGATCACTGCGTCGATCTTCAGATAGCTTTCCGACGCCGGGCCGCCGCCGATGCAGACAGATTGCCCGATCTCCCGCACATGGAGGGCATTGGCGTCGGCCTGCGAATGCACGCCGATAGGGGTGATACCGCTGGCCCGCGCGGTGCGCGCGATCCGGCAGGCGATTTCGCCACGGTTGGCGAGGAGAAGCGTCTTGATCTTCATGGCTCGCCCCTCACATCCTGAACACGCCGAAATGGGTTTCTGCCTGTGGCCGGCGCGAGGTCACGTCCAGCATCAGCGCCATGACGTCGCGGGTCTCGCAAGGTTCGATCACGCTATCGATCCAGAGGTTGGAGGCGAAATTATAGGCCCCCTGAAAATCCTCGTATTCCTTACGGATCGGCGCCTTGAAGGCTTCCTCCTCCTCGGGGGTCCAGCTTTTGCCTTCGCGCTCGTTGATCTGGGCGCGGACCTGGGCCAGCACGCTTGCGGCCTGTTCCGGCCCCATGATTGCGGAGCGCCCCGTGGGCCAGGCGAACATCGCGTCCGGCTGGAACGGACGGCCCAGCATGGCCAGGTATCCCGCCCCATAGGAGCCGCCGGTGATAATGGTGAATTTCGGCACCCGGGCCGAAGACATGGCCGTGATCATCTTGGCGCCGGCCTTGGCGATGCCCATCTGTTCGACCTCGCGGCCCACCATGAAGCCGTTCACATCGGCCAGGAACAGCAGCGGAATATCGCGCTGCACGCAAAGATTGATGAAATGCGTTGCCTTCAGTGCGGCCTCGACAAAGAGCACGCCGGTATTGGCCAGAATGCCCACCTCGTGGCCGTGGATACGGCCCCAGCCGGTCATGATCGTATCGCCATAAAGCGGCTTGAACTCGTGGAAATCGCTATCATCGACAAGCCGCGCGACGATCTCGCGGTCGTCGGTCGGCACTTTAGGGTCACGGCTGACAATGCCGTAGATTTCCTCGACCGGATAGGCCGGCGGGCGCGGCGTCTCGGGCGTCTTGCGGGGCAGGGGCTTTTCGCCCAGATGGCTGACGATCTCGCGCGTGATGGCCAGCGCGTGGGCGTCATCCTCGGCCAGGTGGTCGGTCACGCCCGACACTGACGAGTGCATCTTGGCACCGCCCAGTTCCTCGGCATCCACCTTCTCGCCGGTTGCGGCAAAGGTCAACTCCGGCCCGCCCAGATACATGAAGCCCTGGCCGCGCACGATCACCACCTCGTCGCAGAGCGCGGGGATATAGGCGCCGCCCGCCGTACAGGGGCCCATGACCACGGCAATCTGCGGCACACCGTCGCCCGACATGCCGATCTGCTGATGGAAGATTGAGCCGAACTGGCCCTCGTCGGGAAATATGTTTTCCTGATCGGGAAGGAAGGCGCCGCCAGAATCGACCAGCGTGATGACCGGAAGGCGGTTCTTCCACGCAATCTTCTGGGCGCGCACATGCTTGCGGGAGGTCATGCCGAAATAGGTGCCGCCCTTCACCGTGGCGTCGTTGGCGATGATCATGCACTGACGGCCCTCGATTACCCCGATGCCGGTGATGATCCCCGCCCCGGGAGGCACGCCATCGTATTTGTTCAGTCCGGCCAGCTCGCCGATCTCGAGGAAGGGCGTGCCGGGGTCGATCAGGCGCTCGATCCGTTCGCGCGGCAGGATCTTGCCCTTTTTTACATGTCGTTCGCGCGCCTTTTCGGGGCCGCCGATG is a window encoding:
- a CDS encoding MmgE/PrpD family protein, giving the protein MIDTRTDWSASTIEGTAKLAEFASSLSIGDVPTHVVERAVDLYVDWAGSAFSGARHRAIVAIDDFAKEMGPDQGRSEVLISGRMTSPYFAAFVNAAASHVSEQDDVHNGSVFHPGAVVFPAGLAIAQHCNASGTEFLTACVAGYETGIRIGEYLGLPHYKIFHTTGTAGALAAAAVAGRLLKLDSQQMLNALGSAGTQAAGLWEFLKDAADSKQLHTANAAGNGVIAASLAARGFTGAKQILEGEKGMAAGMSSNCALEKISTGLGVRWGLAETSFKYHASCRHTHPAADALLELMLENYLNAEDIEHVTAHVHQAALDVLGSVTFPTTVHQAKFSMPATLALIAIHRRAGMAEFDGILENEQARSFMNRIDMAFDPEVEKKYPASWIGKVSVTLKDGTVLRHRVAEPKGDPGNTLTRDEIEEKAGRLAEYGGVLDADRWAQVSRTLWSVASSDGIGPLLV
- a CDS encoding citryl-CoA lyase; translation: MGKRKEKISSDIAWSTADKITVRGLDLPNEILGHMNLGDLAFLQLTGRKASPEESRVFNAIVITLVEHGITPSALAARMTYMGAPESLQAAVAAGLCGLGTVFVGSMEGASKMLYEALPQDKLGTGVDLDTLAVETVEKFRARKMIVPGLGHPVHKPVDPRTPRLFQIAAENGKSGEYIELIQKIQAVAEEKSGKMLPINATGAIGAICCEFGFPWKIVRGFGVMARAIGLVGHILEESENPISYELWQRAEQEILETSGPGAK
- a CDS encoding acyl-CoA dehydrogenase family protein, which gives rise to MQTSAPDTHADLRDALRALCAQFPPEYHRKFGENETYPEEFVDALTREGWLAAMIPEEYGGSGLGLTEASIIMEEVNRCGGNAGHCHGQMYNMGTLLRHGSDEQKQKYLPGIASGELRLQSMAVTEPTTGTDTTKLKTTAVKKGDRYEINGQKVWISRIQHSDLMILLARTTPLNEVKKKSQGLSIFMVDLKEAIGNGMEVRPIANMPGHETNEVFFDNLEIPAENLMGTEGRGFYHILDGLNAERTLIAAECIGDGYWFVDKARAYAGDRVVFDRPIGQNQGVQFPIARSYVNIEAANLMRFEACRRFDAGLDCGAQANMAKLLASEASWEAANACIQTHGGFGFAREYDVERKFREARLYQVAPISTNLILSYVGEHILGMPRSF
- a CDS encoding acyl-CoA carboxylase subunit beta, whose amino-acid sequence is MTRMKSLLNTGSDDFRENDARYREKVDELHALRLTQRIGGPEKARERHVKKGKILPRERIERLIDPGTPFLEIGELAGLNKYDGVPPGAGIITGIGVIEGRQCMIIANDATVKGGTYFGMTSRKHVRAQKIAWKNRLPVITLVDSGGAFLPDQENIFPDEGQFGSIFHQQIGMSGDGVPQIAVVMGPCTAGGAYIPALCDEVVIVRGQGFMYLGGPELTFAATGEKVDAEELGGAKMHSSVSGVTDHLAEDDAHALAITREIVSHLGEKPLPRKTPETPRPPAYPVEEIYGIVSRDPKVPTDDREIVARLVDDSDFHEFKPLYGDTIMTGWGRIHGHEVGILANTGVLFVEAALKATHFINLCVQRDIPLLFLADVNGFMVGREVEQMGIAKAGAKMITAMSSARVPKFTIITGGSYGAGYLAMLGRPFQPDAMFAWPTGRSAIMGPEQAASVLAQVRAQINEREGKSWTPEEEEAFKAPIRKEYEDFQGAYNFASNLWIDSVIEPCETRDVMALMLDVTSRRPQAETHFGVFRM
- a CDS encoding SDR family NAD(P)-dependent oxidoreductase codes for the protein MTKALDGKVVLVTGAGGGIGRDIALMAAAEGAAVVVNDLGASLKGTGQTETAAQKVVEEIRAAGGDAIADGGNVTDADAARAMIESGVKEFGRIDAVVNNAGILRDGFFHKMTYEDFDAVVKVHLYGAFNTSRAAADYFREQEGGALVHMTSTSGLIGNLAQANYAAAKLGIAAFSKSVALDLKRWNVRSNCIAPFAWSRMISSIKTDTPEQVARVEKIKEMTPAKVAPMACFLMSDRAADVSGQIFAVRKNEIFLFNQPRPIRSVHSGDGWTADEIAERAIPALKSQFTPLEVSADVFSWDPV
- a CDS encoding acetyl/propionyl/methylcrotonyl-CoA carboxylase subunit alpha, with protein sequence MKIKTLLLANRGEIACRIARTARASGITPIGVHSQADANALHVREIGQSVCIGGGPASESYLKIDAVIAAAKSVSADAIHPGYGFLAENPDFARAVEAAGMIFMGPTPKTLERFGDKASAKEAAVAASVPVISGAQGARSDPRQIADEVRQMGLPVLLKAVGGGGGRGQRLVTDETTLVEDIEGALREAKSTFGSEGLLLERFLPEARHVEVQIAGDGKGHVVHLFERDCTLQRRHQKVIEEAPAWGLPRTLLDDIARDAVRLGETLDYRGLGTVEFLVAGDEYFFLEVNPRIQVEHPVTEAITGLDLVALHLRIAEGAGLGLVQDDLTINGHAVEARLYAEDPGMQFAPSTGTLSTLSLPSDLRIDSGVEEGDAVTPYYDPMIAKLIVHAPDRETALARLATALDHVAVEGVETNRAFLTALARNHEFERMQVHTRWIDGWLDELTQATALTRPDLWKAVAAILFVAASRGDTDANPWTNRDAFTGWRLGLGGDAMEAGQSVTLTDSDEASEELRIGPVKPGAEYTVRLGNGEALTLSARELMPGRWRVGEGDTVHLIAARLHAGVIELDTPEGCLVFRPAAPLAFAGGDAAADRAVTSPLTGMIVEIKVSDGQAVTEGDVVAVMESMKLEISIRAAAAGIASNISVSNGDMVDRGQVIAEILPSEE
- a CDS encoding acyl-CoA dehydrogenase family protein, encoding MSGPDRIAQFHRELRRKMTLRQRRSLGVSYWLIFCNLDDGISMVIVDRDNGGYESRELRKMGLVDASTCELFFDRAETTSAHVLANAGGGLFQTLKLFESAGVFVGLTSVGIAQAALECAVAYAKKREQHGKPIGGHQMIQGYLADMATQLDAARLLCQRGLQLLDLGVRCDTQTSMAKWYATEMAVEIAGKAVQIHGGNGITREFPVERLFRNAKIMPIPDGTTEIQKLVIGRNLTGFNAF
- a CDS encoding FAS1-like dehydratase domain-containing protein, with amino-acid sequence MSKTDLGTLKPWLGRTDTKDDILTPGLIERFRATLGTHLSDRADAAPLGIHWCLALEAVPSDALAVDGHTKKGAFLPPVPLPSRMWAGGDVTHVAPLTVGETVTRHSVVEDIAAKQGRSGELVFVTVRHEYSCRGRVCISERQDIVYKDVTPPRTAPAHAAPDETEPNTLKSVVTPDPTLLFRYSALTFNAHRIHYDHVYTTRTEAYPGLVVHGPLQATLLLNIAAEALGHTPGRFSFRGAAPVTLPCRLHLHCRDDGSEGAVWCQDQTGLRSFIANYAGK
- a CDS encoding hydroxymethylglutaryl-CoA lyase — encoded protein: MSDFPKFVEFREEGPREGFQIEKKIYPVEERIELIDRLSETGLKRIQVGSFVSPKYVPQMADTGELFQRIKRKPGVNYTSLWLNDKGFRKALTAHEVDIDPRLLFYPSEAFAQSNNNCSSAEMREKQRDWVRLYKEEGYTVDAAYVMTAFGCNFEGPIPQEHILDDFRFILQLCEEEDIPVPVLVIADTMGWGNPEAVKRMIGALREMAPEARIGMHIHDTRGLGIANLYAALSMGVDMFESSIAGLGGCPFAGHGHARAAGNVCTEDAVFLCHELGIETGIDLDKLIAAALKAEEIIGVPLMGRVMHTGGLDKYRKAG